Proteins encoded within one genomic window of Streptomyces sp. NBC_00523:
- a CDS encoding ArsR/SmtB family transcription factor, which yields MEEQPDGLIRNLDARSLRGLAHPLRMQLLDTLRFDGPATASQLAAKLGESSGSTSYHLRQLAAHGFITDAPEHGKGRERWWQAANQGLRFDDSLLNHSSPEVRGAAEMYLQEVALTQARDLSSWLGERTNWPEEWNRTWDMSSATLRLTPTLAGELIEKMHALLDEYRDRITDEDEGDSARVRVHTHAFPLTTE from the coding sequence ATGGAAGAACAGCCGGACGGACTGATCCGCAATCTCGACGCCCGCTCGCTGCGGGGGCTCGCCCATCCGCTGCGCATGCAGCTGCTGGACACCCTCCGCTTCGACGGGCCGGCCACCGCTTCCCAGCTCGCCGCGAAACTGGGCGAGTCGAGCGGGTCCACCAGCTACCACCTGCGGCAGCTCGCGGCGCACGGCTTCATCACGGACGCCCCCGAGCACGGCAAGGGGCGGGAGCGCTGGTGGCAGGCGGCGAACCAGGGGCTGCGATTCGACGACTCGCTGCTCAACCACTCCAGCCCGGAGGTGCGCGGTGCTGCCGAGATGTATCTCCAGGAGGTCGCGCTCACCCAGGCCCGGGACCTGTCGTCCTGGCTCGGCGAACGCACCAACTGGCCCGAGGAGTGGAACCGCACCTGGGACATGAGCAGCGCGACCCTGCGGCTGACGCCCACGCTCGCCGGAGAGCTCATCGAGAAGATGCACGCGCTCCTGGACGAGTACCGCGACCGGATCACCGACGAGGACGAGGGCGACAGCGCCCGCGTGCGCGTCCACACCCATGCGTTCCCCCTCACCACCGAGTAA
- a CDS encoding SUKH-3 domain-containing protein: MIRFDSLRPDLLQALRDAGWHPRRRVSVSPWLDSLQQEGYLPNLQAEEILAALGGLVIEPINQSGLNFSNDEPFNFDPISAGSGQRDLASEIEGVLGGQYFPIGEWLSYSSVFIEADGKVVAAGLGWIWEMGSTFEDALELAICADRPLVCLYSDPGLEPWPH; this comes from the coding sequence ATGATCAGATTTGATTCGTTGCGGCCCGATCTGTTGCAAGCTCTTCGTGATGCTGGCTGGCATCCTCGGAGGAGGGTTAGCGTCAGCCCTTGGCTCGACTCCTTGCAGCAGGAAGGGTACCTGCCGAATTTGCAGGCCGAAGAAATCCTTGCTGCGCTGGGTGGGCTAGTCATTGAGCCAATAAATCAGTCTGGCCTAAACTTCAGCAACGATGAACCGTTCAATTTCGATCCCATCTCGGCTGGGTCGGGCCAGCGGGACCTGGCGTCGGAGATTGAGGGAGTCCTGGGCGGGCAGTACTTTCCGATCGGCGAATGGCTCAGTTATTCGAGCGTTTTCATTGAAGCCGATGGGAAGGTAGTAGCCGCCGGGCTCGGATGGATCTGGGAAATGGGATCCACCTTCGAAGATGCTTTGGAGTTGGCGATCTGTGCAGATCGCCCCCTAGTGTGCCTGTACTCCGACCCGGGGCTAGAACCGTGGCCTCACTGA
- a CDS encoding polymorphic toxin-type HINT domain-containing protein, whose product MTRPDTQTNLDDPVEGRNGVVRKQKRADQAARAAVTKAAVTRWPKASSDDVAVAAKGSKGARAEGLPLKAAATGTTSPRSVRLAVLDRKKATAAGIDGPLMTVARTDGGAESGPVEVSLDYGDFAEAYGGNYGARLRLVTYPECVLTTPDRPGCATATPLATRNDTDSTTLSAKVSAASAATTAASGSGVTVLGATAEAAGSQGDFGATSLKASSQWSVSNSSGAFNWSYPITAPPVPGGLAPEVGLAYSSQSVDGQTATTNNQGSWIGEGFSYEPGFIERRYKACADDGHDDTIGDQCWGYDNATLSLPGGASGELIKDDTTGEWHVSSDDFSKVEKITGTTNGDNDGEYWKLTSNNGTQYFFGRNQLPGYESGNEATNSAWTVPVYGDDSGEPCYKSTFDTAFCNQAWRWNLDYVVDPHGDTMSYFYGKELNYYTQGLKTTENGKAYVRGGYLKRIDYGQREDKTYSTKPAARVVFTTDERCVGDLTDCSPGALKDDTAADWPDVPWDRNCKADTKCAGQNSPTFWTRKQLTEITTQIRNGATTYEDVDRWKLGHSYVDNGDGSKSLWLKNIDHTGLVGDDKSVPSVELQGIQLPNRVDVPNDNIQEFNRFRLAGVASESGSALSANYSEPECTSTTLPKVGESTVRCYPVKWNPPGVKDPITDWFNKYVVTSVIEGDLVGESPDQMTTYTYLGDAGWRKAKPDGLSKTDRLTWSDWRGYGKVLVETSDGSIKPSNTKTGHVFFRGLDGDAQPGGGTRSVSVKDSNGTSYDDSDWKSGTELETTTYNGDEIVSKSVNTPWTKTTATRVKDWGTSYARFVREGRSDTYEALEGGGWRQTASTTSYDDKGRPVQVADYGELDVADNQCTRTEYADNASKHLYSYVSRVETLAVDCSTTAPDRSKVVVSDELTYYDGSTTRGAAPSKGEPTLVKRLASHNGTTGTYQEVSTSTFDQYGRPLVVTDAAKTPTTTAYTDNAYGLAVSKTVTNVLGWSTTTEYAPEWGTLSAQTDMNGKRTDLAYDGLGRVVSVWMPDRPKASFTPSIKYDYGIRKTGPNYLHTQKIEKDGASYGHEYTLYDGLLRPRQVQTEAQGGGRLLADTYYDGSGRVVKTNDTYYAAGAPAATLFVPRNEDIDAQTVTEFDGAGRTTATVLKVAGIEKNRTTIAYGGDRVHTDPPNGQIPTTAISDARDHTVELRQYKGDKPLLPGTVNDYVSTKYAYTPAGQLSKVTDNKGNIWSYTYDQRGRKHTATDPDTGSSTYEYDDLDRLVSTTDSRANTTTTVYDKIGRTTETWQGAAGTGTKLSVSKYDTVAKGELYGSYTYKDGAVLSSVTYPALDDDLEPTTTKYYLSKTAEPELGGTYQFDTQYNKDGTVAGQNFPAAGGLPAEALSYQYDGLQRPVAMNTSLGGMSYVSGVAYSPTNKVEQLELTTGETGAKKTWLSYSYEQGTSRLINARVDVQGAASVAYDARYTYDDGGNVRSITDAPDGGTRDVQCFRYDGLRQMTDAWTSNATPNKAVGTGATESACASAPSTATVGGTAPYWSKYGFDTLGNRTSATDYGLNGAATSTKSYTYGENGKGPHQLTTEVVDTTATSSTPAVKLANTYSYDATGNTEQRVLNGDTQKLSWDKQGELTKVTNADGATTDYVYDASGNRLLSKTAEETTFYLPGMELHLKKSTGAVTGARYYSLAGQTVAVRDNGGVTFLASDHHGTAQLAVNAATGATQRRRMDPFGAEREGSATDWVDDKGFVGGTVQKVTGLTTLGAREYDDSTGRFISADPIIDYTDPQQINGYAYSLNNPVTFSDPGGLAPDDCALVGVACKPTGNGGWDVKPTGQYYTYYGVQAPTETPSQYKARQAQTDADIAKQRAIAAAKELAKIAADELGITDALDCFTTGALGACGATAVNIISSAVGGIVGKLAKKYGVPWKWKKAAELGKRLWKLGDKLISGVKNWLSKSKLARSCNSFVPGTEVLMADGSAKPIEEVKIGDRVLATDPESGETKVREVTAEIKGQGLKHLVKVTIDTDGDKGDDTASVTATDGHPFWVPELHAWIDATDLKPGDQLRTSAGALVQIDGVERWTQAATVHNLTVRDLHTYYVLVGATPVLVHNCNTGDPLVDHANQIRNQTGVKFVSEYTSPSGQKYYGRNKHGQQASGPLKTALDEVGHHGGCAEVHCLIQAQAAEGPAAIRGGTMRTVQSRNNSMPTSNTTGHGEPASPCGRCGRLLDHLGIG is encoded by the coding sequence GTGACACGTCCCGATACACAGACAAATCTGGACGATCCCGTCGAGGGTAGAAACGGTGTCGTCCGGAAGCAGAAGCGCGCCGACCAGGCCGCACGGGCGGCTGTGACGAAGGCAGCGGTCACCCGGTGGCCCAAGGCGTCGTCGGACGATGTCGCCGTGGCGGCCAAGGGCTCCAAGGGTGCTCGGGCCGAGGGGCTTCCGCTGAAGGCCGCGGCCACGGGAACGACCAGTCCCCGGTCCGTCCGGCTGGCCGTTCTCGACCGTAAGAAGGCAACGGCCGCCGGCATCGACGGTCCGCTGATGACCGTGGCCCGTACCGACGGCGGAGCCGAGAGCGGCCCGGTCGAGGTGTCCCTCGACTACGGTGACTTCGCGGAGGCGTACGGCGGTAACTACGGAGCGCGCCTGCGCCTGGTGACATACCCGGAGTGCGTCCTCACCACGCCCGACCGGCCGGGATGCGCCACGGCAACGCCACTTGCCACCCGTAACGACACGGACAGCACGACGCTGAGCGCGAAGGTCTCCGCCGCGTCGGCCGCCACGACGGCGGCGTCCGGCTCCGGTGTCACCGTGCTGGGCGCGACCGCAGAAGCGGCAGGAAGCCAGGGCGACTTCGGAGCCACCTCGCTGAAGGCGTCCTCCCAGTGGAGCGTCTCCAACTCCTCCGGCGCCTTCAACTGGTCCTACCCCATCACCGCGCCCCCCGTGCCCGGTGGTCTTGCTCCGGAAGTCGGCCTAGCCTACAGCTCCCAGTCCGTTGACGGGCAGACCGCCACCACGAACAACCAGGGCTCATGGATCGGGGAAGGCTTCAGCTACGAACCCGGCTTCATCGAACGCCGGTACAAAGCCTGCGCAGACGACGGCCACGACGACACGATCGGCGACCAGTGCTGGGGCTACGACAACGCCACGCTCTCGCTGCCGGGCGGCGCCTCGGGTGAGCTGATCAAGGACGACACCACCGGCGAGTGGCATGTCTCGTCCGACGACTTCTCTAAGGTCGAGAAGATCACCGGAACAACCAACGGTGACAATGACGGCGAGTACTGGAAGCTCACGTCCAACAACGGCACCCAGTACTTCTTCGGCCGCAACCAGCTCCCCGGGTACGAATCCGGCAACGAGGCCACGAACTCCGCCTGGACCGTCCCGGTCTACGGCGACGACTCCGGAGAGCCCTGCTACAAGTCCACCTTCGACACCGCGTTCTGCAACCAGGCGTGGCGTTGGAACCTCGACTACGTGGTAGACCCCCACGGCGACACCATGTCGTACTTCTACGGCAAGGAGCTCAACTACTACACCCAGGGCCTGAAGACCACGGAAAACGGCAAGGCATACGTCCGTGGCGGGTACCTCAAGCGCATCGACTACGGGCAGCGCGAGGACAAGACCTACTCGACCAAGCCCGCCGCGCGCGTGGTGTTCACCACCGACGAGCGCTGCGTCGGGGATCTCACCGACTGCTCGCCCGGCGCGCTGAAGGACGACACCGCGGCCGACTGGCCCGACGTGCCGTGGGACCGGAACTGCAAGGCGGACACCAAGTGCGCCGGCCAGAACTCGCCCACCTTCTGGACGCGTAAGCAGCTCACCGAGATCACCACCCAGATCCGGAACGGCGCGACCACCTACGAGGACGTCGACCGGTGGAAGCTCGGCCACTCGTACGTGGACAACGGCGACGGGTCGAAGTCACTCTGGCTGAAGAACATCGACCACACCGGACTGGTGGGCGACGACAAGTCGGTGCCCTCGGTCGAGCTCCAGGGCATCCAACTCCCCAACCGCGTCGATGTCCCGAACGACAACATCCAGGAGTTCAACCGGTTCCGGCTGGCCGGCGTCGCGAGCGAGTCGGGCAGCGCGCTGTCCGCCAACTACTCCGAGCCGGAATGCACATCCACCACCTTGCCCAAGGTGGGCGAGTCGACGGTGCGTTGCTACCCGGTCAAGTGGAACCCGCCGGGTGTCAAGGACCCGATCACGGACTGGTTCAACAAGTACGTGGTCACGTCGGTGATCGAGGGTGACCTGGTGGGGGAGAGCCCCGACCAGATGACGACGTACACCTACCTCGGTGACGCGGGCTGGCGGAAGGCCAAGCCCGACGGTCTCTCCAAAACCGACAGACTGACGTGGAGCGACTGGCGCGGGTACGGCAAGGTCCTGGTCGAAACCTCCGACGGCAGCATCAAACCGTCCAACACGAAGACCGGGCACGTCTTCTTCCGCGGACTCGACGGCGACGCCCAACCGGGCGGCGGCACCCGTTCCGTCAGCGTGAAGGACAGCAACGGCACCTCCTACGACGACTCCGACTGGAAATCCGGTACAGAGCTCGAGACGACGACCTACAACGGCGACGAGATCGTCTCCAAGTCGGTCAACACGCCTTGGACGAAGACCACCGCGACCCGCGTCAAGGACTGGGGCACCTCCTACGCCCGGTTCGTGCGCGAGGGCCGTTCCGACACCTACGAGGCGCTGGAGGGCGGGGGCTGGCGGCAAACGGCCTCCACCACGTCGTACGACGACAAGGGCCGGCCGGTTCAGGTCGCTGATTACGGCGAGCTGGACGTAGCGGACAACCAGTGCACCCGCACGGAGTACGCGGACAACGCCTCCAAGCACCTTTACAGCTATGTCTCACGCGTCGAGACCCTGGCCGTCGACTGCAGCACGACCGCCCCGGACCGGTCCAAGGTCGTCGTCTCCGACGAGCTGACGTACTACGACGGTTCGACCACACGCGGTGCGGCGCCGTCCAAGGGTGAGCCGACGCTGGTGAAGCGGCTGGCCTCGCACAACGGCACCACCGGCACGTATCAGGAAGTGTCCACCTCCACGTTCGACCAGTACGGCCGCCCGCTGGTTGTCACGGACGCGGCGAAGACACCCACCACCACGGCGTACACGGACAACGCCTACGGCCTGGCCGTGTCCAAGACCGTGACGAACGTGCTCGGCTGGTCCACGACCACCGAGTACGCGCCCGAGTGGGGCACGCTCTCCGCCCAGACCGACATGAACGGCAAGCGCACCGACCTGGCGTACGACGGTCTCGGCCGCGTCGTCTCGGTGTGGATGCCCGACCGGCCCAAGGCGAGCTTCACCCCCAGCATCAAGTACGACTACGGCATCCGGAAGACCGGACCGAACTACCTGCACACGCAGAAGATCGAGAAGGACGGCGCGTCCTACGGCCACGAGTACACCCTGTACGACGGCCTGCTCCGGCCCCGACAGGTCCAGACGGAGGCGCAGGGCGGCGGACGCCTGCTGGCGGACACCTACTACGACGGCTCCGGCCGTGTGGTGAAGACGAACGACACCTACTATGCCGCCGGCGCTCCTGCGGCCACTCTTTTCGTCCCGCGCAACGAGGACATCGACGCACAGACGGTGACCGAGTTCGATGGTGCCGGCCGGACCACCGCGACGGTTCTGAAGGTCGCGGGTATCGAGAAGAACCGCACCACCATCGCCTACGGCGGCGACAGGGTCCACACGGACCCGCCGAACGGCCAGATTCCGACCACGGCCATCTCGGACGCCCGGGACCACACGGTCGAGCTGCGTCAGTACAAGGGCGACAAGCCGCTCCTCCCTGGGACGGTCAACGACTACGTCTCGACCAAGTACGCCTACACCCCGGCCGGACAGCTGTCCAAGGTCACTGACAACAAGGGCAACATCTGGTCGTACACATACGACCAGCGCGGCCGTAAGCACACTGCGACCGACCCGGACACGGGGTCCTCGACCTACGAGTACGACGACCTCGACCGGCTCGTCTCCACCACCGATTCCCGCGCCAACACCACCACGACGGTCTACGACAAGATCGGCCGCACCACCGAAACGTGGCAGGGAGCGGCCGGCACCGGTACCAAGCTGTCCGTTTCCAAGTACGACACGGTGGCCAAGGGCGAGCTGTACGGCTCGTACACGTACAAGGACGGCGCCGTCCTCTCGTCAGTGACCTATCCGGCCCTGGACGACGACCTGGAACCGACCACGACCAAGTACTACCTGTCCAAGACCGCCGAACCCGAGCTGGGCGGCACTTACCAGTTCGACACCCAGTACAACAAGGACGGCACGGTCGCCGGACAGAACTTCCCGGCTGCGGGCGGTCTGCCGGCAGAGGCACTGTCCTACCAGTACGACGGCCTCCAGCGCCCGGTGGCGATGAACACCTCGCTCGGCGGGATGAGCTACGTCTCCGGGGTGGCCTACTCGCCCACCAACAAGGTGGAGCAGCTGGAGCTGACCACCGGCGAGACGGGCGCCAAGAAGACCTGGCTGTCCTACTCCTACGAGCAGGGCACCTCACGCCTCATCAACGCCCGGGTCGACGTACAGGGCGCCGCCTCGGTGGCGTACGACGCCCGTTACACCTACGACGACGGCGGCAACGTTCGGTCCATCACGGACGCACCCGACGGCGGAACCCGGGACGTGCAGTGCTTCCGTTACGACGGCCTGCGGCAGATGACGGACGCCTGGACGTCGAATGCCACCCCGAACAAAGCGGTGGGCACCGGAGCGACAGAGTCGGCCTGTGCGTCGGCGCCCTCGACCGCGACCGTGGGCGGGACAGCGCCCTACTGGTCGAAGTACGGATTCGACACGCTGGGCAACCGGACGTCGGCAACCGACTACGGCCTGAACGGCGCGGCGACGTCCACGAAGTCCTACACGTACGGCGAGAACGGGAAGGGCCCCCACCAGCTGACCACGGAGGTCGTGGACACCACGGCCACGTCGAGCACTCCCGCGGTCAAGCTGGCCAACACGTACTCCTACGACGCGACCGGCAACACCGAGCAGCGCGTCCTCAACGGCGACACACAGAAGCTGAGCTGGGACAAACAGGGTGAGCTGACCAAGGTCACCAACGCGGACGGCGCCACTACCGATTACGTCTACGACGCGTCGGGCAACCGACTGCTCAGCAAGACGGCCGAGGAGACGACGTTCTACCTGCCCGGCATGGAGCTGCACCTGAAGAAGTCCACGGGTGCGGTGACGGGCGCGCGTTACTACAGTCTCGCCGGCCAGACGGTGGCGGTCAGGGACAACGGCGGCGTCACCTTCCTCGCTTCCGACCACCACGGCACGGCGCAGCTCGCCGTGAACGCGGCCACCGGCGCCACCCAGCGCCGCCGCATGGACCCCTTCGGAGCGGAACGCGAGGGGTCCGCGACGGACTGGGTCGACGACAAGGGCTTCGTGGGCGGCACGGTCCAGAAGGTCACGGGCCTCACGACCCTCGGAGCGCGGGAGTACGACGACTCCACGGGCCGGTTCATCTCCGCCGACCCGATCATCGACTACACCGACCCGCAACAGATCAACGGCTACGCATACAGCCTCAACAACCCGGTCACGTTCTCGGACCCGGGCGGCCTGGCTCCGGACGACTGCGCCCTGGTCGGCGTCGCCTGCAAGCCGACTGGCAACGGCGGCTGGGACGTCAAGCCCACAGGGCAGTACTACACCTACTACGGGGTACAGGCGCCCACAGAGACGCCGTCGCAGTACAAGGCCCGCCAGGCCCAGACGGACGCGGACATCGCTAAACAGCGCGCGATAGCCGCGGCCAAGGAACTGGCCAAGATCGCAGCCGACGAACTGGGCATCACAGACGCCCTGGACTGCTTCACGACAGGCGCGCTCGGCGCGTGCGGCGCGACGGCGGTCAATATCATCTCCAGCGCGGTGGGCGGAATCGTCGGCAAGCTGGCCAAGAAGTACGGCGTTCCCTGGAAATGGAAGAAGGCGGCGGAGCTCGGCAAGCGCCTCTGGAAGCTCGGCGACAAGCTGATCAGCGGAGTCAAGAACTGGCTCAGCAAGTCGAAGCTCGCCCGCAGCTGCAACAGCTTCGTGCCGGGCACCGAAGTCTTGATGGCAGACGGGTCCGCAAAACCGATCGAAGAGGTCAAGATCGGTGACAGAGTTCTCGCCACGGACCCTGAATCAGGAGAGACAAAGGTCCGAGAGGTCACGGCCGAGATCAAGGGCCAGGGCCTCAAGCACCTGGTCAAGGTCACGATCGACACGGACGGCGACAAGGGCGACGACACAGCCTCCGTCACCGCCACGGACGGCCACCCCTTCTGGGTGCCCGAACTGCATGCCTGGATCGACGCCACGGACCTCAAGCCGGGCGATCAACTCCGCACGAGTGCCGGCGCGCTGGTGCAGATCGACGGAGTCGAACGCTGGACCCAAGCAGCCACGGTTCACAACCTCACTGTCAGGGATCTGCACACGTACTATGTGCTGGTAGGTGCTACGCCGGTCCTGGTTCACAACTGCAATACTGGCGACCCGTTGGTGGACCACGCCAATCAGATTCGCAATCAAACAGGTGTGAAGTTCGTATCGGAGTACACGTCTCCTTCGGGTCAGAAGTACTACGGACGCAACAAGCATGGCCAGCAGGCGAGCGGCCCCCTGAAGACGGCTCTGGACGAGGTTGGCCATCATGGAGGTTGCGCCGAGGTGCATTGCCTAATTCAGGCTCAGGCAGCTGAGGGTCCTGCCGCTATCAGGGGAGGTACAATGCGTACAGTGCAGTCGAGAAACAACTCCATGCCCACGTCAAATACGACTGGACACGGTGAACCAGCCAGCCCTTGTGGCCGCTGCGGGCGACTGCTGGATCACCTTGGTATTGGATAG